The following are from one region of the Lineus longissimus chromosome 19, tnLinLong1.2, whole genome shotgun sequence genome:
- the LOC135502729 gene encoding glutamate-rich protein 3-like isoform X1, whose amino-acid sequence MSHIDAGPLSTYNSLMDKHLAGYFSNSKMRRHLKKSGLITRRGEIVTQNQYRHNMAKKEHKQHVKDLLAQAIVHKTLDMERMRQVAIKKKLEEIAKIELVRRVKTDRRRQGDEDILPYLSPRPNSASQRPKTSPARGRPKDPYSRPDARLGFQEHPDYYYSYVHDDDDDDETPKPSSSRRPIYIDAEGQPISPRDEKYPKEEIDTRHLYGLDNVALREYTMTLDESKKGKAGASPYVQSQLPDDAKIPSPPRTSRSVQSAGSKRRLLRPMKQRGTLHRQEPPMTHPSRLQSLCEVTIRYHGENLQLAHEVLGDPRHEVLVEQQHCGGNTLIVYKDLLMPGTDFQFLSRRHRGYPFSLTFYVNGVMSARLSTCCEFKHTAGCKIGGKQGHFGLVAVSGGLGPCYKCQVEKQVKESQKKKKQPKPAKEEKAEPEENEEEEDTIICPVEDDEDAYGDDFEDDDDERSASAAGPMSTVASVTNGPTIDVAEDDEEYAESTLDEAKNIDVRPANSPRSAAESTRSTRSTVSSPSSSSSSSSSSDEEDYNKDYGDDFDDTESDAESTAKTESSAKVEVQSTTEGPSEVESNAETDKVDEGDTDKTIGGTTDDEQAQEIPDDDDEKDTDIVVSPRESESARESDVGTDVVEDEEEVAVPVVMVTSAVKEAAVEDETSASEVAEDGESEKAESERVVSENEASEVDEVAEEEEEEEKEEPEIVEKKKDYEDDFDDDDDDDKSSKKDKDDEKDGGAGGASGHSGDSSSDAGDDESVQEEPEDDGKKGGDEKGKASGGEHDQDEGVLSSDTEVDEKSGKVVVAADVHASDDEKVESVAESETEEKKDVAVVVTSAPESPRESMTSPKEGVTSPRESVTSPRDSSPTSSPESAVSSPREASPVLESPPAKEPEPETADETGAESDISDTEGDDADAEPDYSSTSDTESRTGTGSESDVGAYLALKSTTPTLEPVIEHPGSISTIIDNKPHVDLSSIQLNKTQVKELCEDVAERDDIQSVVVRNGKLDDKSIGKLTESILATPSEVKMLNFNLNRITPEGAKHVSTIVKERPKIQVLLLHGNPLGDDGVKEVVDAVEYLKIAAEPKPLSPVSDVGSQESTRSVESEEGTPIRSAAKDLVKGVMDDVMRSPSFQELQPGQKFELLQIDLGDTTMGNAGASHVARMIAFDTPISTLNLTGNMNIKRAGWQSISEALKHNTHLRVLTLDYTMLGDEGVEILAEALKQNTTLRTIDLEGNFISDKGGDAILDLLSVNKSIQDVTVMPGNKLSEEKQSQIKDALDARKSS is encoded by the exons ATAACGCGCCGTGGAGAGATCGTCACCCAGAACCAGTACCGCCACAACATGGCCAAGAAGGAACACAAGCAACATGTGAAAGATCTCTTGGCGCAGGCGATCGTCCATAAGACACTCGACATGGAACGCATGCGCCAGGTCGCCATCAAGAAGAAACTCGAGGAGATCGCCAAGATTGAACTCGTCAGACGTGTCAAG ACTGATCGGCGAAGACAAGGTGATGAAGACATCCTTCCGTACCTCTCACCGCGTCCAAACTCTGCCTCCCAAAGACCGAAGACATCACCTGCTAGGGGGCGCCCAAAGGATCCGTATTCGAGGCCCGATGCTCGGCTTGGATTCCAAGAACATCCTGAC TATTATTACTCGTACgtccatgacgatgatgatgatgatgaaacaccAAAGCCG AGTTCTTCTCGGCGTCCAATCTACATCGACGCCGAGGGTCAGCCGATTAGTCCGCGTGACGAGAAATACCCCAAAGAGGAGATTGATACAAGACATCTGTATGGC CTCGACAATGTCGCACTCCGTGAGTACACAATGACCTTGGATGAGAGTAAAAAAGGTAAAGCTGGCGCGTCGCCCTATGTCCAATCACAACTTCCTGATGACGCCAAGATACCGAGTCCACCCAGGACATCACGATCAGTGCAGTCGGCCGGGAGCAAACGCCGCCTTCTTCGACCAATGAAACAAAGG GGTACTCTCCACCGCCAGGAGCCCCCCATGACGCACCCCAGCCGCCTTCAGTCCCTCTGTGAGGTCACCATCCGTTACCATGGCGAGAACCTCCAACTCGCTCACGAGGTCCTCGGCGACCCGCGTCACGAGGTCCTGGTGGAGCAGCAGCATTGTGGCGGGAACACGCTCATCGTCTACAAGGATCTGCTCATGCCGGGAA CCGACTTCCAATTCCTCTCCCGGCGTCACCGTGGTTACCCGttcagtttgacgttttacgtGAACGGAGTGATGAGTGCTCGTTTGAGCACGTGCTGCGAGTTCAAGCACACGGCCGGGTGTAAGATCGGGGGAAAACAAGGCCACTTTGGGTTGGTTGCAGTAAGCGGCGGACTTGGGCCCTGTTATAA gtGTCAGGTGGAGAAGCAAGTGAAGGaatcacagaagaagaagaaacagcCAAAACCCGCCAAAGAGGAGAAAGCGGAGCCAGAGGAGAATGAGGAAGAAG AGGATACAATTATCTGTCCGGTCGAGGACGATGAAG ATGCCTATGGCGACGATtttgaggacgacgacgatgaaaGATCGGCCTCTGCTGCTGGGCCGATGAGCACCGTGGCTTCCGTCACAAATGGTCCAACCATCGATGTCGCAGAAGATGATGAGGAGTACGCCGAGAGTACCCTGGATGAGGCGAAGAATATTGACGTCAGACCTGCAAATTCGCCTCGATCTGCCGCTGAATCAACCCGCTCGACACGTAGTACCGTCTCCAGCCCGAGCAGCTCCAGTAGCTCCAGCTCTAGTTCCGATGAGGAGGATTACAATAAAG ATTACGGAGATGACTTTGATGATACGGAATCAGACGCAGAGTCGACAGCAAAAACTGAATCGTCAGCGAAAGTGGAAGTTCAATCGACGACGGAGGGGCCGAGTGAAGTCGAGAGCAATGCCGAGACTGATAAGGTCGATGAAGGTGATACTGATAAGACTATAGGGGGCACCACTGATGATGAGCAAGCGCAGGAGATCcccgatgatgacgatgagaagGATACCGATATTGTCGTCAGTCCGCGTGAAAGTGAGTCTGCGCGTGAGAGTGACGTCGGGACTGACGTCGTCGAGGATGAAGAGGAAGTGGCTGTGCCGGTTGTCATGGTGACGTCGGCGGTAAAGGAGGCCGCGGTCGAGGACGAGACGTCTGCGTCAGAAGTTGCGGAGGATGGAGAATCAGAGAAGGCAGAGTCGGAGAGGGTGGTGTCTGAAAATGAGGCATCGGAGGTCGATGAGGTcgcggaggaggaggaggaggaggaaaaggAGGAACCGGAAATCGTTGAAAAGAAGAAAG ATTATGAAGACGACttcgatgatgacgatgacgacgataagAGTTCTAAAAAAGATAAAGATGACGAGAAAGATGGTGGTGCAGGGGGCGCTAGTGGACACAGCGGAGACAGCTCTAGCGATGCCGGGGATGACGAAAGCGTCCAGGAGGAGCCCGAGGATGATGGGAAGAAGGGAGGAGACGAGAAGGGCAAAGCGTCCGGCGGAGAACACGATCAG GATGAGGGCGTTCTCTCTTCTGACACCGAGGTGGACGAAAAATCTGGAAAGGTGGTTGTAGCGGCTGATGTCCATGCATCAGATGATG AAAAAGTAGAATCGGTAGCGGAGTCGGAAACTGAGGAGAAGAAAGACGTCGCTGTTGTTGTTACATCCGCCCCTGAATCACCACGTGAGAGCATGACCTCTCCAAAGGAGGGTGTGACATCACCACGTGAAAGTGTGACATCGCCACGTGATAGCTCTCCGACCTCTTCACCAGAGAGTGCCGTGAGTTCTCCGCGGGAAGCTAGTCCAGTACTGGAAAGTCCTCCGGCCAAGGAACCAGAACCAGAGACTGCTG ATGAGACTGGGGCAGAGTCTGATATCAGTGATACGGAGGGCGATGATGCCGATGCTGAACCAG ATTATAGCAGCACCTCGGACACAGAATCTCGCACCGGGACTGGATCTGAATCGGACGTTGGCGCATACCTGGCCTTGAAATCGACCACCCCAACACTTGAACCTGTCATTGAGCACCCGGGATCTATCTCAACGATTATTGATAATAAACCACATGTCGATCTGTCCAGCATCCAGCTCAATAAGACACAG GTAAAGGAGCTGTGTGAAGACGTCGCAGAACGTGACGACATTCAATCTGTCGTCGTCAGGAACGGCAAACTCGACGACAAGAGCATCGGGAAGCTGACCGAGTCGATCCTGGCCACGCCCTCGGAGGTCAAG ATGCTTAATTTCAACCTAAATCGGATCACACCAGAGGGTGCTAAACATGTATCCACCATCGTGAAAGAGCGCCCCAAGATCCAGGTCTTGTT GCTACACGGTAATCCTCTTGGCGATGATGGCGTCAAAGAGGTCGTAGATGCTGTAGAGTACTTGAAGATCGCCGCCGAGCCGAAGCCCCTGTCACCTGTGAGTGACGTCGGGTCTCAAGAGAGCACGCGTAGCGTCGAGTCAGAAGAAGGGACACCGATACGTTCGGCTGCCAAGGATCTCGTTAAGGGCGTCATGGACGACGTGATGCGGTCACCGTCTTTCCAAGAATTACAACCGGGCCAGAAATTTGAACTGTTACAGATTGATCTCGGCGACACCACGATGGGCAATGCGGGTGCGTCACATGTGGCGCGTATGATCGCTTTTGATACGCCAATCAGCACGCTCAATCTGACGGGCAACATGAATATCAAACGGGCAGGTTGGCAGAGCATATCCGAAGCGCTAAAACACAACACACATCTCCGAGTCCTCACTTTGGACTATACCATGCTCGGGGACGAGGGGGTGGAAATTCTCGCCGAAGCCTTGAAACAAAACACCACGCTGCGTACGATAGATCTGGAGGGGAATTTCATCAGCGATAAGGGCGGTGACGCGATTCTTGATCTGTTGAGTGTCAATAAGTCTATTCAAGATGTCACGGTTATGCCCGGTAATAAATTGAGCGAGGAAAAGCAGTCACAGATCAAAGATGCGCTCGATGCGAGGAAGTCGTCGTGA
- the LOC135502729 gene encoding glutamate-rich protein 3-like isoform X6 yields MSHIDAGPLSTYNSLMDKHLAGYFSNSKMRRHLKKSGLITRRGEIVTQNQYRHNMAKKEHKQHVKDLLAQAIVHKTLDMERMRQVAIKKKLEEIAKIELVRRVKTDRRRQGDEDILPYLSPRPNSASQRPKTSPARGRPKDPYSRPDARLGFQEHPDYYYSYVHDDDDDDETPKPSSSRRPIYIDAEGQPISPRDEKYPKEEIDTRHLYGLDNVALREYTMTLDESKKGKAGASPYVQSQLPDDAKIPSPPRTSRSVQSAGSKRRLLRPMKQRGTLHRQEPPMTHPSRLQSLCEVTIRYHGENLQLAHEVLGDPRHEVLVEQQHCGGNTLIVYKDLLMPGTDFQFLSRRHRGYPFSLTFYVNGVMSARLSTCCEFKHTAGCKIGGKQGHFGLVAVSGGLGPCYKCQVEKQVKESQKKKKQPKPAKEEKAEPEENEEEDYEDDFDDDDDDDKSSKKDKDDEKDGGAGGASGHSGDSSSDAGDDESVQEEPEDDGKKGGDEKGKASGGEHDQDEGVLSSDTEVDEKSGKVVVAADVHASDDEKVESVAESETEEKKDVAVVVTSAPESPRESMTSPKEGVTSPRESVTSPRDSSPTSSPESAVSSPREASPVLESPPAKEPEPETADETGAESDISDTEGDDADAEPDYSSTSDTESRTGTGSESDVGAYLALKSTTPTLEPVIEHPGSISTIIDNKPHVDLSSIQLNKTQVKELCEDVAERDDIQSVVVRNGKLDDKSIGKLTESILATPSEVKMLNFNLNRITPEGAKHVSTIVKERPKIQVLLLHGNPLGDDGVKEVVDAVEYLKIAAEPKPLSPVSDVGSQESTRSVESEEGTPIRSAAKDLVKGVMDDVMRSPSFQELQPGQKFELLQIDLGDTTMGNAGASHVARMIAFDTPISTLNLTGNMNIKRAGWQSISEALKHNTHLRVLTLDYTMLGDEGVEILAEALKQNTTLRTIDLEGNFISDKGGDAILDLLSVNKSIQDVTVMPGNKLSEEKQSQIKDALDARKSS; encoded by the exons ATAACGCGCCGTGGAGAGATCGTCACCCAGAACCAGTACCGCCACAACATGGCCAAGAAGGAACACAAGCAACATGTGAAAGATCTCTTGGCGCAGGCGATCGTCCATAAGACACTCGACATGGAACGCATGCGCCAGGTCGCCATCAAGAAGAAACTCGAGGAGATCGCCAAGATTGAACTCGTCAGACGTGTCAAG ACTGATCGGCGAAGACAAGGTGATGAAGACATCCTTCCGTACCTCTCACCGCGTCCAAACTCTGCCTCCCAAAGACCGAAGACATCACCTGCTAGGGGGCGCCCAAAGGATCCGTATTCGAGGCCCGATGCTCGGCTTGGATTCCAAGAACATCCTGAC TATTATTACTCGTACgtccatgacgatgatgatgatgatgaaacaccAAAGCCG AGTTCTTCTCGGCGTCCAATCTACATCGACGCCGAGGGTCAGCCGATTAGTCCGCGTGACGAGAAATACCCCAAAGAGGAGATTGATACAAGACATCTGTATGGC CTCGACAATGTCGCACTCCGTGAGTACACAATGACCTTGGATGAGAGTAAAAAAGGTAAAGCTGGCGCGTCGCCCTATGTCCAATCACAACTTCCTGATGACGCCAAGATACCGAGTCCACCCAGGACATCACGATCAGTGCAGTCGGCCGGGAGCAAACGCCGCCTTCTTCGACCAATGAAACAAAGG GGTACTCTCCACCGCCAGGAGCCCCCCATGACGCACCCCAGCCGCCTTCAGTCCCTCTGTGAGGTCACCATCCGTTACCATGGCGAGAACCTCCAACTCGCTCACGAGGTCCTCGGCGACCCGCGTCACGAGGTCCTGGTGGAGCAGCAGCATTGTGGCGGGAACACGCTCATCGTCTACAAGGATCTGCTCATGCCGGGAA CCGACTTCCAATTCCTCTCCCGGCGTCACCGTGGTTACCCGttcagtttgacgttttacgtGAACGGAGTGATGAGTGCTCGTTTGAGCACGTGCTGCGAGTTCAAGCACACGGCCGGGTGTAAGATCGGGGGAAAACAAGGCCACTTTGGGTTGGTTGCAGTAAGCGGCGGACTTGGGCCCTGTTATAA gtGTCAGGTGGAGAAGCAAGTGAAGGaatcacagaagaagaagaaacagcCAAAACCCGCCAAAGAGGAGAAAGCGGAGCCAGAGGAGAATGAGGAAGAAG ATTATGAAGACGACttcgatgatgacgatgacgacgataagAGTTCTAAAAAAGATAAAGATGACGAGAAAGATGGTGGTGCAGGGGGCGCTAGTGGACACAGCGGAGACAGCTCTAGCGATGCCGGGGATGACGAAAGCGTCCAGGAGGAGCCCGAGGATGATGGGAAGAAGGGAGGAGACGAGAAGGGCAAAGCGTCCGGCGGAGAACACGATCAG GATGAGGGCGTTCTCTCTTCTGACACCGAGGTGGACGAAAAATCTGGAAAGGTGGTTGTAGCGGCTGATGTCCATGCATCAGATGATG AAAAAGTAGAATCGGTAGCGGAGTCGGAAACTGAGGAGAAGAAAGACGTCGCTGTTGTTGTTACATCCGCCCCTGAATCACCACGTGAGAGCATGACCTCTCCAAAGGAGGGTGTGACATCACCACGTGAAAGTGTGACATCGCCACGTGATAGCTCTCCGACCTCTTCACCAGAGAGTGCCGTGAGTTCTCCGCGGGAAGCTAGTCCAGTACTGGAAAGTCCTCCGGCCAAGGAACCAGAACCAGAGACTGCTG ATGAGACTGGGGCAGAGTCTGATATCAGTGATACGGAGGGCGATGATGCCGATGCTGAACCAG ATTATAGCAGCACCTCGGACACAGAATCTCGCACCGGGACTGGATCTGAATCGGACGTTGGCGCATACCTGGCCTTGAAATCGACCACCCCAACACTTGAACCTGTCATTGAGCACCCGGGATCTATCTCAACGATTATTGATAATAAACCACATGTCGATCTGTCCAGCATCCAGCTCAATAAGACACAG GTAAAGGAGCTGTGTGAAGACGTCGCAGAACGTGACGACATTCAATCTGTCGTCGTCAGGAACGGCAAACTCGACGACAAGAGCATCGGGAAGCTGACCGAGTCGATCCTGGCCACGCCCTCGGAGGTCAAG ATGCTTAATTTCAACCTAAATCGGATCACACCAGAGGGTGCTAAACATGTATCCACCATCGTGAAAGAGCGCCCCAAGATCCAGGTCTTGTT GCTACACGGTAATCCTCTTGGCGATGATGGCGTCAAAGAGGTCGTAGATGCTGTAGAGTACTTGAAGATCGCCGCCGAGCCGAAGCCCCTGTCACCTGTGAGTGACGTCGGGTCTCAAGAGAGCACGCGTAGCGTCGAGTCAGAAGAAGGGACACCGATACGTTCGGCTGCCAAGGATCTCGTTAAGGGCGTCATGGACGACGTGATGCGGTCACCGTCTTTCCAAGAATTACAACCGGGCCAGAAATTTGAACTGTTACAGATTGATCTCGGCGACACCACGATGGGCAATGCGGGTGCGTCACATGTGGCGCGTATGATCGCTTTTGATACGCCAATCAGCACGCTCAATCTGACGGGCAACATGAATATCAAACGGGCAGGTTGGCAGAGCATATCCGAAGCGCTAAAACACAACACACATCTCCGAGTCCTCACTTTGGACTATACCATGCTCGGGGACGAGGGGGTGGAAATTCTCGCCGAAGCCTTGAAACAAAACACCACGCTGCGTACGATAGATCTGGAGGGGAATTTCATCAGCGATAAGGGCGGTGACGCGATTCTTGATCTGTTGAGTGTCAATAAGTCTATTCAAGATGTCACGGTTATGCCCGGTAATAAATTGAGCGAGGAAAAGCAGTCACAGATCAAAGATGCGCTCGATGCGAGGAAGTCGTCGTGA
- the LOC135502729 gene encoding glutamate-rich protein 3-like isoform X5 yields the protein MSHIDAGPLSTYNSLMDKHLAGYFSNSKMRRHLKKSGLITRRGEIVTQNQYRHNMAKKEHKQHVKDLLAQAIVHKTLDMERMRQVAIKKKLEEIAKIELVRRVKTDRRRQGDEDILPYLSPRPNSASQRPKTSPARGRPKDPYSRPDARLGFQEHPDYYYSYVHDDDDDDETPKPSSSRRPIYIDAEGQPISPRDEKYPKEEIDTRHLYGLDNVALREYTMTLDESKKGKAGASPYVQSQLPDDAKIPSPPRTSRSVQSAGSKRRLLRPMKQRGTLHRQEPPMTHPSRLQSLCEVTIRYHGENLQLAHEVLGDPRHEVLVEQQHCGGNTLIVYKDLLMPGTDFQFLSRRHRGYPFSLTFYVNGVMSARLSTCCEFKHTAGCKIGGKQGHFGLVAVSGGLGPCYKCQVEKQVKESQKKKKQPKPAKEEKAEPEENEEEEDTIICPVEDDEDYEDDFDDDDDDDKSSKKDKDDEKDGGAGGASGHSGDSSSDAGDDESVQEEPEDDGKKGGDEKGKASGGEHDQDEGVLSSDTEVDEKSGKVVVAADVHASDDEKVESVAESETEEKKDVAVVVTSAPESPRESMTSPKEGVTSPRESVTSPRDSSPTSSPESAVSSPREASPVLESPPAKEPEPETADETGAESDISDTEGDDADAEPDYSSTSDTESRTGTGSESDVGAYLALKSTTPTLEPVIEHPGSISTIIDNKPHVDLSSIQLNKTQVKELCEDVAERDDIQSVVVRNGKLDDKSIGKLTESILATPSEVKMLNFNLNRITPEGAKHVSTIVKERPKIQVLLLHGNPLGDDGVKEVVDAVEYLKIAAEPKPLSPVSDVGSQESTRSVESEEGTPIRSAAKDLVKGVMDDVMRSPSFQELQPGQKFELLQIDLGDTTMGNAGASHVARMIAFDTPISTLNLTGNMNIKRAGWQSISEALKHNTHLRVLTLDYTMLGDEGVEILAEALKQNTTLRTIDLEGNFISDKGGDAILDLLSVNKSIQDVTVMPGNKLSEEKQSQIKDALDARKSS from the exons ATAACGCGCCGTGGAGAGATCGTCACCCAGAACCAGTACCGCCACAACATGGCCAAGAAGGAACACAAGCAACATGTGAAAGATCTCTTGGCGCAGGCGATCGTCCATAAGACACTCGACATGGAACGCATGCGCCAGGTCGCCATCAAGAAGAAACTCGAGGAGATCGCCAAGATTGAACTCGTCAGACGTGTCAAG ACTGATCGGCGAAGACAAGGTGATGAAGACATCCTTCCGTACCTCTCACCGCGTCCAAACTCTGCCTCCCAAAGACCGAAGACATCACCTGCTAGGGGGCGCCCAAAGGATCCGTATTCGAGGCCCGATGCTCGGCTTGGATTCCAAGAACATCCTGAC TATTATTACTCGTACgtccatgacgatgatgatgatgatgaaacaccAAAGCCG AGTTCTTCTCGGCGTCCAATCTACATCGACGCCGAGGGTCAGCCGATTAGTCCGCGTGACGAGAAATACCCCAAAGAGGAGATTGATACAAGACATCTGTATGGC CTCGACAATGTCGCACTCCGTGAGTACACAATGACCTTGGATGAGAGTAAAAAAGGTAAAGCTGGCGCGTCGCCCTATGTCCAATCACAACTTCCTGATGACGCCAAGATACCGAGTCCACCCAGGACATCACGATCAGTGCAGTCGGCCGGGAGCAAACGCCGCCTTCTTCGACCAATGAAACAAAGG GGTACTCTCCACCGCCAGGAGCCCCCCATGACGCACCCCAGCCGCCTTCAGTCCCTCTGTGAGGTCACCATCCGTTACCATGGCGAGAACCTCCAACTCGCTCACGAGGTCCTCGGCGACCCGCGTCACGAGGTCCTGGTGGAGCAGCAGCATTGTGGCGGGAACACGCTCATCGTCTACAAGGATCTGCTCATGCCGGGAA CCGACTTCCAATTCCTCTCCCGGCGTCACCGTGGTTACCCGttcagtttgacgttttacgtGAACGGAGTGATGAGTGCTCGTTTGAGCACGTGCTGCGAGTTCAAGCACACGGCCGGGTGTAAGATCGGGGGAAAACAAGGCCACTTTGGGTTGGTTGCAGTAAGCGGCGGACTTGGGCCCTGTTATAA gtGTCAGGTGGAGAAGCAAGTGAAGGaatcacagaagaagaagaaacagcCAAAACCCGCCAAAGAGGAGAAAGCGGAGCCAGAGGAGAATGAGGAAGAAG AGGATACAATTATCTGTCCGGTCGAGGACGATGAAG ATTATGAAGACGACttcgatgatgacgatgacgacgataagAGTTCTAAAAAAGATAAAGATGACGAGAAAGATGGTGGTGCAGGGGGCGCTAGTGGACACAGCGGAGACAGCTCTAGCGATGCCGGGGATGACGAAAGCGTCCAGGAGGAGCCCGAGGATGATGGGAAGAAGGGAGGAGACGAGAAGGGCAAAGCGTCCGGCGGAGAACACGATCAG GATGAGGGCGTTCTCTCTTCTGACACCGAGGTGGACGAAAAATCTGGAAAGGTGGTTGTAGCGGCTGATGTCCATGCATCAGATGATG AAAAAGTAGAATCGGTAGCGGAGTCGGAAACTGAGGAGAAGAAAGACGTCGCTGTTGTTGTTACATCCGCCCCTGAATCACCACGTGAGAGCATGACCTCTCCAAAGGAGGGTGTGACATCACCACGTGAAAGTGTGACATCGCCACGTGATAGCTCTCCGACCTCTTCACCAGAGAGTGCCGTGAGTTCTCCGCGGGAAGCTAGTCCAGTACTGGAAAGTCCTCCGGCCAAGGAACCAGAACCAGAGACTGCTG ATGAGACTGGGGCAGAGTCTGATATCAGTGATACGGAGGGCGATGATGCCGATGCTGAACCAG ATTATAGCAGCACCTCGGACACAGAATCTCGCACCGGGACTGGATCTGAATCGGACGTTGGCGCATACCTGGCCTTGAAATCGACCACCCCAACACTTGAACCTGTCATTGAGCACCCGGGATCTATCTCAACGATTATTGATAATAAACCACATGTCGATCTGTCCAGCATCCAGCTCAATAAGACACAG GTAAAGGAGCTGTGTGAAGACGTCGCAGAACGTGACGACATTCAATCTGTCGTCGTCAGGAACGGCAAACTCGACGACAAGAGCATCGGGAAGCTGACCGAGTCGATCCTGGCCACGCCCTCGGAGGTCAAG ATGCTTAATTTCAACCTAAATCGGATCACACCAGAGGGTGCTAAACATGTATCCACCATCGTGAAAGAGCGCCCCAAGATCCAGGTCTTGTT GCTACACGGTAATCCTCTTGGCGATGATGGCGTCAAAGAGGTCGTAGATGCTGTAGAGTACTTGAAGATCGCCGCCGAGCCGAAGCCCCTGTCACCTGTGAGTGACGTCGGGTCTCAAGAGAGCACGCGTAGCGTCGAGTCAGAAGAAGGGACACCGATACGTTCGGCTGCCAAGGATCTCGTTAAGGGCGTCATGGACGACGTGATGCGGTCACCGTCTTTCCAAGAATTACAACCGGGCCAGAAATTTGAACTGTTACAGATTGATCTCGGCGACACCACGATGGGCAATGCGGGTGCGTCACATGTGGCGCGTATGATCGCTTTTGATACGCCAATCAGCACGCTCAATCTGACGGGCAACATGAATATCAAACGGGCAGGTTGGCAGAGCATATCCGAAGCGCTAAAACACAACACACATCTCCGAGTCCTCACTTTGGACTATACCATGCTCGGGGACGAGGGGGTGGAAATTCTCGCCGAAGCCTTGAAACAAAACACCACGCTGCGTACGATAGATCTGGAGGGGAATTTCATCAGCGATAAGGGCGGTGACGCGATTCTTGATCTGTTGAGTGTCAATAAGTCTATTCAAGATGTCACGGTTATGCCCGGTAATAAATTGAGCGAGGAAAAGCAGTCACAGATCAAAGATGCGCTCGATGCGAGGAAGTCGTCGTGA